A section of the Flavobacterium sp. CG_23.5 genome encodes:
- the rpsJ gene encoding 30S ribosomal protein S10 gives MSQKIRIKLKSYDHMLVDKSAEKIVKTVKSTGAVVTGPIPLPTHKKLFTVLRSPHVNKKAREQFEVMSYKRLIDIYSSSSKTIDALMKLELPSGVEVEIKV, from the coding sequence ATGAGTCAAAAAATCAGAATAAAACTAAAATCTTACGATCACATGTTGGTAGACAAGTCTGCTGAAAAGATTGTAAAAACGGTTAAGAGTACCGGTGCAGTAGTAACAGGACCAATTCCATTACCAACTCATAAAAAACTTTTCACTGTACTACGTTCTCCACACGTTAACAAAAAAGCGAGAGAGCAATTTGAAGTAATGTCATACAAGAGATTAATTGACATTTACTCATCATCATCTAAAACTATTGATGCCTTGATGAAACTTGAATTGCCTAGCGGAGTTGAAGTAGAGATCAAAGTTTAA